The following are encoded together in the Sphingomonas insulae genome:
- a CDS encoding peptidase M12, whose amino-acid sequence MTDKIDVPPIACTPKRLDRHLSIRAGENASAINPTNHPLVSPLVTTPDGTPLTSSQIAILTSKYWGARGVSLSVGFLDNDDPDFHAKVLRHMNAWANDPRSGATPANIVFYPTDKAAANAQVRIATAPGGGHWSYIGTDVLLIPAGQPTMNLDGFSAATSEEELCRVVRHETGHTLGCPHEHMRGELIALLDEKEVFRYYLETEGWSEAQTRAQLLTPLEERSLMGTPRPDALSIMCYQIPGSLTTNGKPILGGLDIDRSDYDFIERMYPRPIAGAATAAAPVAALASAAAPQTAAAPVKAGAAPHDRKAVHPADCIVVTLPDGVVVSIPPEAPAAQVRQVLRAMD is encoded by the coding sequence ATGACCGATAAGATTGACGTGCCGCCGATCGCCTGCACGCCGAAACGGCTGGACCGCCACCTCTCGATCAGGGCGGGGGAGAATGCCTCGGCGATCAACCCTACCAACCACCCCTTGGTGTCACCGCTGGTCACCACGCCGGACGGCACCCCCCTCACCAGCAGTCAGATCGCCATCCTCACCTCGAAATACTGGGGTGCGCGCGGGGTCTCGCTGTCGGTGGGCTTCCTCGACAATGACGATCCCGACTTCCACGCCAAGGTGCTGCGACACATGAACGCCTGGGCGAACGACCCGCGTTCCGGCGCGACGCCGGCCAACATCGTCTTCTACCCGACGGACAAGGCAGCGGCGAACGCGCAGGTGCGGATCGCCACCGCGCCGGGCGGTGGCCATTGGTCGTATATCGGCACCGACGTGCTGCTGATCCCGGCAGGCCAGCCGACCATGAACCTCGACGGTTTTTCAGCTGCGACGAGCGAGGAGGAATTGTGCCGGGTCGTCCGCCACGAAACCGGTCATACGCTGGGTTGTCCGCACGAACATATGCGCGGCGAGCTGATCGCGTTGCTCGATGAGAAAGAGGTGTTTCGCTATTATCTGGAAACGGAGGGCTGGTCCGAAGCGCAGACCCGCGCCCAGCTGCTGACACCGCTCGAGGAGCGATCGCTGATGGGGACGCCCAGGCCCGATGCGCTGTCGATCATGTGCTACCAGATTCCCGGCAGCCTGACGACGAACGGCAAGCCCATCCTCGGCGGCTTGGACATCGATCGCAGCGACTATGATTTCATCGAGCGGATGTATCCAAGGCCGATCGCGGGTGCGGCCACCGCCGCCGCACCGGTGGCGGCATTGGCGAGCGCAGCCGCTCCGCAGACTGCCGCCGCTCCGGTCAAGGCGGGCGCTGCACCGCACGACCGCAAGGCGGTACATCCTGCGGATTGTATCGTCGTCACGCTGCCGGACGGCGTCGTCGTCTCGATCCCGCCGGAAGCGCCGGCCGCACAGGTCAGGCAGGTCTTGCGCGCTATGGACTGA
- a CDS encoding DUF2589 domain-containing protein, with amino-acid sequence MPINMGDQFRGLPMGDLIGGPLMAACDAQVRLANATAQFIQHVGFVPRDKPSDTNDTIVFSPDTFDTRNVAFKFNRPKAGGIADTNGNLPHETVELDVPLLAIVKIPSLGIETVDITFDMEVKNSERSSETEDKKGSFAADASVGWGPFSLKVHVEGSVATHKENTRQTDQSAKYHVQVRAVDTGMPEGLARVLDMMNTAIAPKTITDAKTAPAAQAAPRAAATISGDPARSAAPTAASAPLQAAGTVDLHDGSHYVLSKA; translated from the coding sequence ATGCCTATCAACATGGGTGACCAGTTCCGCGGCCTGCCGATGGGCGACCTGATCGGCGGCCCATTGATGGCGGCGTGCGACGCGCAGGTCCGTCTCGCCAATGCGACCGCGCAGTTCATCCAGCACGTCGGCTTCGTGCCGCGGGACAAACCGTCGGACACGAATGATACGATCGTCTTCAGTCCCGATACGTTCGACACCCGCAATGTCGCGTTCAAGTTCAACCGGCCAAAGGCGGGCGGGATTGCCGATACCAACGGCAACCTGCCGCATGAGACGGTGGAACTCGACGTGCCGCTGCTCGCCATCGTCAAGATCCCGTCGCTGGGCATCGAGACGGTCGACATCACCTTCGACATGGAGGTGAAGAACAGCGAACGATCGAGCGAAACCGAAGACAAGAAGGGGTCGTTCGCGGCGGACGCCAGCGTCGGCTGGGGGCCGTTCAGCCTCAAGGTTCATGTCGAGGGATCGGTCGCTACGCATAAAGAAAACACGCGTCAAACCGATCAGTCGGCGAAATATCACGTCCAGGTCCGGGCGGTGGATACCGGCATGCCCGAGGGGCTGGCGCGCGTGCTGGACATGATGAACACCGCCATCGCGCCCAAGACGATCACCGACGCCAAGACCGCGCCGGCCGCCCAGGCCGCGCCGCGCGCTGCCGCGACGATTTCCGGCGATCCGGCGCGCAGCGCTGCGCCGACCGCGGCATCCGCCCCGCTGCAGGCGGCCGGCACGGTCGATCTCCACGACGGCAGCCACTACGTCCTCAGCAAGGCCTGA
- a CDS encoding DUF2589 domain-containing protein, with protein sequence MTGKIGLHDLVGSVASAIVEAQGMVENAFLALVRRRFDKDGRPYGLHIRMPRAPGAVPDHEDMSVPLLSLVESRLLAIESMRIDLDVELGGLEDLHAPADPLTVRDGGAPIDVPAIPSLDRPLPQAANAPAAASAPVGSGDPKRSLSVGVGNRTDPAGPTARLSIRVRSAPPSEALLRLLTQLNKLTTPGISPDAIPSDRSSPRQGD encoded by the coding sequence ATGACGGGAAAGATCGGCCTTCACGACCTCGTCGGCTCCGTCGCCTCGGCGATCGTCGAGGCGCAGGGGATGGTCGAAAACGCCTTCCTCGCCCTGGTGCGTCGCCGCTTCGACAAGGACGGCCGCCCCTATGGCCTCCACATCCGCATGCCCCGCGCCCCGGGCGCCGTTCCCGACCACGAAGACATGAGCGTGCCGCTGCTGTCGCTGGTCGAAAGCCGGCTGCTGGCGATCGAATCGATGCGCATCGACCTCGATGTCGAACTGGGCGGTCTGGAGGATCTGCACGCACCCGCCGATCCGCTGACCGTCCGCGACGGCGGCGCGCCGATCGACGTTCCCGCCATTCCCTCGCTGGATCGCCCGCTGCCGCAGGCGGCGAATGCGCCGGCCGCGGCATCGGCGCCGGTCGGCAGCGGCGATCCGAAGCGCTCGCTCAGCGTCGGCGTCGGCAATCGTACCGACCCCGCCGGCCCGACCGCCCGCCTGTCGATCCGCGTCCGGTCGGCGCCGCCGAGCGAGGCGTTGCTGCGGCTGCTGACCCAACTGAACAAGCTGACCACGCCCGGTATCTCGCCGGACGCAATCCCGTCCGACCGATCCAGCCCCAGACAAGGAGATTGA
- the groL gene encoding chaperonin GroEL (60 kDa chaperone family; promotes refolding of misfolded polypeptides especially under stressful conditions; forms two stacked rings of heptamers to form a barrel-shaped 14mer; ends can be capped by GroES; misfolded proteins enter the barrel where they are refolded when GroES binds), protein MAAKDVKFGRDARERILRGVDILADAVKVTLGPKGRNVVIDKSFGAPRITKDGVTVAKEIELKDKFENMGAQMVREVASKTNDIAGDGTTTATVLAQAIVREGMKSVAAGMNPMDLKRGIDIAVTKVVEDIKARSKPVSGSAEVAQVGIISANGDREVGEKIAEAMEKVGKEGVITVEEAKGLDFELDVVEGMQFDRGYLSPYFITNPEKMTVELADPYILIHEKKLSNLQAMLPILEAVVQSGRPLLIIAEDIEGEALATLVVNKLRGGLKVAAVKAPGFGDRRKAMLEDIAILTKGEMISEDLGIKLENVTVGMLGTAKRVTIDKDNTTIIDGAGEADSIKGRTEAIRAQIENTTSDYDREKLQERLAKLAGGVAVIKVGGSTEVEVKERKDRVDDALHATRAAVEEGIVPGGGTALLYATKALEGVTGVNDDQTRGVDIVRKSLTALVRQIAQNAGHDGAVVSGKLLDQSDTSFGFNASTDTYENLVTAGVIDPTKVVRTALQNAASVAGLLITTEATVSELPEDKAPAMPGGGGMGGMGGMDF, encoded by the coding sequence ATGGCAGCCAAGGACGTAAAATTCGGCCGCGACGCGCGTGAGCGCATCCTCCGCGGCGTCGACATCCTCGCCGATGCGGTCAAGGTCACGCTGGGGCCGAAGGGCCGCAACGTCGTGATCGACAAGAGCTTCGGCGCACCTCGCATCACCAAGGACGGCGTCACCGTTGCCAAGGAGATCGAGCTGAAGGACAAGTTCGAGAACATGGGCGCGCAGATGGTGCGCGAAGTGGCCTCGAAGACCAACGACATCGCCGGCGACGGCACGACCACCGCGACCGTCCTCGCCCAGGCGATCGTCCGCGAGGGCATGAAGTCGGTCGCGGCCGGCATGAACCCGATGGACCTGAAGCGCGGCATCGACATCGCCGTCACCAAGGTCGTCGAGGACATCAAGGCGCGCTCGAAGCCCGTCTCGGGTTCGGCGGAAGTCGCTCAGGTCGGCATCATCTCGGCCAACGGCGACCGTGAAGTCGGCGAGAAGATTGCGGAAGCGATGGAGAAGGTCGGCAAGGAAGGCGTGATCACCGTCGAGGAAGCGAAGGGTCTCGATTTCGAGCTCGACGTCGTCGAGGGCATGCAGTTCGACCGTGGCTATCTGTCGCCGTACTTCATCACCAACCCGGAGAAGATGACGGTCGAGCTCGCCGATCCGTACATCCTGATCCACGAGAAGAAGCTGTCGAACCTGCAGGCGATGCTCCCGATCCTGGAAGCCGTCGTCCAGTCGGGCCGTCCGCTCCTGATTATCGCCGAGGACATCGAGGGCGAGGCTCTGGCCACGCTCGTCGTCAACAAGCTGCGCGGCGGCCTGAAGGTCGCAGCGGTCAAGGCACCGGGCTTCGGCGATCGTCGCAAGGCGATGCTGGAAGACATCGCGATCCTGACCAAGGGCGAGATGATCTCGGAAGACCTCGGCATCAAGCTCGAGAACGTCACCGTCGGCATGCTCGGCACTGCCAAGCGCGTCACGATCGACAAGGACAACACCACCATCATCGACGGTGCGGGTGAAGCCGATTCGATCAAGGGCCGCACCGAGGCGATCCGTGCGCAGATCGAGAACACCACCAGCGACTACGACCGCGAGAAGCTCCAGGAGCGTCTCGCCAAGCTCGCCGGCGGCGTTGCCGTGATCAAGGTCGGTGGTTCGACCGAGGTCGAGGTGAAGGAGCGCAAGGATCGCGTCGACGACGCGCTGCACGCGACCCGCGCAGCCGTTGAAGAGGGCATCGTCCCCGGTGGCGGTACCGCGCTGCTGTACGCGACCAAGGCTCTCGAGGGCGTCACCGGCGTCAACGACGACCAGACCCGCGGCGTGGACATCGTCCGCAAGTCGCTGACCGCACTGGTCCGCCAGATCGCGCAGAACGCCGGTCATGACGGCGCCGTCGTGTCGGGCAAGCTGCTCGACCAGTCGGACACCTCGTTCGGCTTCAACGCGTCGACCGACACGTACGAGAACCTGGTGACCGCCGGCGTGATCGACCCGACCAAGGTCGTCCGCACCGCGCTGCAGAACGCCGCTTCGGTGGCCGGCCTGCTGATCACCACGGAAGCGACCGTGTCCGAACTGCCCGAGGACAAGGCTCCGGCCATGCCCGGCGGCGGCGGCATGGGCGGCATGGGCGGCATGGACTTCTGA
- the groES gene encoding co-chaperone GroES, whose amino-acid sequence MTFRPLHDRVLVKRVEAEEKTAGGIIIPDTAKEKPQEGEVVAVGTGTRAENGTITPLDVKAGDKILFGKWSGTEVKVDGDDLLIMKESDILGIVG is encoded by the coding sequence ATGACTTTTCGTCCGTTGCATGACCGCGTCCTCGTGAAGCGCGTCGAGGCCGAGGAAAAGACGGCTGGCGGGATCATCATCCCGGACACCGCCAAGGAAAAGCCGCAGGAGGGCGAAGTCGTCGCCGTCGGCACCGGCACTCGCGCCGAGAACGGCACGATCACCCCGCTCGACGTCAAGGCCGGCGACAAGATCCTGTTCGGCAAGTGGTCGGGCACCGAGGTCAAGGTCGATGGCGACGACCTGCTCATCATGAAGGAATCCGACATCCTCGGGATCGTCGGCTGA